One Brassica napus cultivar Da-Ae chromosome C4, Da-Ae, whole genome shotgun sequence genomic region harbors:
- the LOC106392587 gene encoding mannose-1-phosphate guanylyltransferase 1-like isoform X2 yields the protein MLNFLKGVEANLKIKITCLRETESIGMAGPLALARDKLVDGSGEPFFVLSSDVISEYPFKEMIEFHKAHGGEASIMVTKVDEPSKYGVVVMEETTGKVEKFVEKPKLYVGNKINAGIYLLNPSVVDKIELRPTSIEKETFPKIAAAQGFYAMVLPGFWMDIGQPRDYITGLRLYLDSLRKKCPAKLTTGADIVGNVLVDETAKIGEGCLIGPDVAIGPGCIVESGVRLSRCTVMRGARIKKHACISSSIIGWHSTVGQWARIENMTILGEDVHVRDEIYSNGGVVLPHKEIKSNILMPGIVM from the exons ATGCTTAACTTCTTGAAGGGCGTTGAGGCAaatcttaaaatcaaaatcacttGCTTACGGGAGACTGAGTCTATAGGTATGGCTGGTCCTCTGGCACTAGCGAGAGACAAACTGGTTGACGGATCTGGAGAACCTTTCTTTGTCCTTAGCAGTGATGTGATTAGTGAGTATCCATTCAAAGAAATGATTGAGTTTCATAAAGCTCATGGTGGGGAAGCCTCCATAATGGTGACAAAG GTTGATGAACCGTCGAAATATGGAGTTGTGGTCATGGAAGAAACTACAGGAAAAGTGGAGAAGTTTGTCGAAAAGCCAAAACTCTATGTAGGCAACAAGATCAACGCTGGGATTTATCTTCTGAACCCGTCGGTTGTTGACAAGATTGAGCTAAGACCAACCTCAATCGAGAAAGAGACATTCCCCAAGATTGCAGCAGCTCAAGGGTTCTATGCAATGGTACTACCAGGTTTTTGGATGGACATTGGGCAACCACGTGACTACATAACGGGTCTGAGACTCTACTTAGACTCCCTAAGAAAGAAATGTCCTGCCAAGTTAACAACCGGTGCAGACATTGTTGGGAATGTTCTAGTGGATGAGACAGCTAAGATTGGAGAAGGATGTTTGATAGGACCAGATGTAGCCATTGGTCCAGGGTGTATTGTTGAGTCAGGGGTTAGGCTCTCACGTTGCACGGTAATGCGTGGGGCACGCATCAAGAAGCATGCATGTATCTCGAGCAGTATCATAGGGTGGCACTCAACGGTTGGACAGTGGGCTAGGATTGAGAACATGACGATCCTTGGGGAAGATGTTCATGTGAGAGATGAGATATATAGCAATGGAGGAGTTGTTTTGCCACACAAGGAGATTAAATCCAACATCTTGATGCCAGG GATAGTGATGTGA
- the LOC106395965 gene encoding delta-1-pyrroline-5-carboxylate synthase A isoform X1 has product MEELDRSRAFAKDVKRIVVKVGTAVVTGKGGRLALGRLGALCEQLAELNSDGFEVILVSSGAVGLGRQRLRYRQLVNSSFADLQKPQHELDGKACAGVGQSSLMAYYETMFDQLDVTAAQLLVNDSSFRDKEFRKQLNETVKSMLDLRVIPIFNENDAISTRRAPYQDSSGIFWDNDSLAALLALELKADLLILLSDVEGLYTGPPSDPNSKLIHTFIKEKHQDEITFGDKSRLGRGGMTAKVKAAVNAAYAGIPVIITSGYAAENIDKVLRGLRVGTLFHQDARLWAPITDSTARDMAVAARESSRKLQALSSEDRKQILYSIADALEANEKTIRAENELDVATAQEAGLEESLVARLVMTPAKISSLAASVRKLADMEDPIGRVLKKTEVADGLVLEKTSSPLGVLLIVFESRPDALVQIASLAIRSGNGLLLKGGKEARRSNAILHKVITDAIPETVGGKLIGLVTSREEIPDLLKLDDVIDLVIPRGSNKLVSQIKNTTKIPVLGHADGICHVYVDKACNVDMAKRIVSDAKLDYPAACNAMETLLVHKDLEQNAVLNELIFALQSNGVTLYGGPKASKILNLPEARSFNHEYCSKACTVEVVEDVYGAIDHIHQHGSAHTDCIVTEDPEVAELFLRQVDSAAVFHNASTRFSDGFRFGLGAEVGISTGRIHARGPVGVEGLLTTRWIMRGKGQVVDGDNGITYTHQDIPIQA; this is encoded by the exons ATGGAGGAGCTAGATCGTTCACGCGCTTTCGCTAAAGACGTCAAGCGTATCGTCGTTAAG GTTGGAACCGCTGTTGTAACTGGGAAAGGTGGAAGATTGGCTCTTGGTCGCTTAGGAGCTCTGTGTGAACAG CTTGCGGAATTAAACTCGGATGGATTTGAGGTGATCTTGGTGTCATCAGGTGCGGTTGGCCTTGGCCGCCAAAGGCTTCGCTACAGACAGTTAGTCAATAGCAG CTTTGCGGATCTCCAGAAGCCTCAGCATGAACTTGATGGGAAGGCTTGTGCTGGTGTTGGACAAAGCAGTCTCATGGCTTATTATGAGACTATGTTTGACCAG CTGGATGTGACGGCGGCTCAGCTACTGGTGAATGACAGTAGTTTCAGAGACAAGGAGTTCAGGAAGCAACTTAATGAAACTGTGAAGTCTATGCTTGATTTGAGGGTtattccaattttcaatgagaATGATGCTATTAGCACCAGAAGAGCTCCTTACCAG GATTCGTCTGGCATCTTCTGGGATAACGACAGCTTAGCTGCTCTATTGGCGTTGGAACTGAAAGCTGATCTTCTTATTCTTCTGAGTGATGTTGAAGGTCTTTACACTGGCCCTCCTAGTGATCCAAACTCAAAGCTGATCCACACGTTCATCAAGGAGAAACATCAAGATGAGATTACATTTGGTGACAAGTCAAGACTAGGAAGAGGAGGCATGACTGCTAAAGTGAAGGCTGCAGTGAATGCTGCTTATGCTGGGATCCCTGTCATCATAACCAG TGGGTATGCAGCTGAGAACATAGATAAAGTTCTCAGAGGACTGCGTGTTGGAACCTTATTCCATCAAGATGCTCGTTTATGGGCTCCTATCACAGATTCTACTGCTCGTGACATGGCAGTAGCTGCAAGGGAAAGTTCCAGGAAGCTTCAG GCCTTATCTTCGGAGGATAGGAAACAAATACTGTATAGTATCGCCGATGCACTTGAAGCAAATGAGAAAACAATCAGAGCTGAGAATGAGTTAGATGTGGCTACAGCACAGGAAGCTGGACTTGAAGAGTCATTGGTGGCTCGTTTGGTTATGACACCTGCAAAG ATCTCGAGCCTTGCAGCTTCAGTTCGTAAGCTAGCTGATATGGAAGATCCAATTGGCCGTGTTCTAAAGAAAACTGAG GTGGCAGATGGTCTTGTTTTGGAGAAGACCTCATCCCCATTAGGAGTACTCCTGATTGTTTTTGAGTCTCGACCTGATGCACTTGTACAG ATTGCTTCACTTGCTATCCGGAGTGGAAATGGTCTTCTACTGAAGGGTGGAAAGGAGGCCAGGAGATCAAATGCTATCTTACACAAGGTGATCACTGATGCAATTCCAGAGACTGTGGGTGGTAAACTCATTGGACTTGTGACTTCAAGGGAAGAGATTCCTGACTTGCTCAAG CTTGATGACGTTATTGATCTTGTGATCCCAAGAGGCAGCAACAAGCTTGTTTCCCAGATAAAAAACACTACAAAAATCCCTGTTCTTGGTCATGCAG ATGGAATCTGTCATGTATATGTGGACAAGGCTTGTAATGTGGATATGGCTAAACGCATAGTTTCTGATGCAAAGTTGGATTATCCAGCAGCTTGTAATGCCATG GAAACTCTTCTTGTGCATAAGGATCTGGAGCAGAACGCTGTGCTCAATGAGCTTATATTTGCTCTGCAGAGCAATG GAGTCACTTTGTATGGTGGACCAAAGGCAAGCAAAATACTTAACCTACCAGAAGCACGGTCGTTCAATCACGAGTACTGTTCCAAGGCGTGCACCGTTGAAGTTGTGGAAGACGTTTATGGTGCTATAGATCATATTCACCAACATGGGAG TGCACACACCGACTGTATTGTGACAGAGGATCCCGAAGTTGCAGAGCTATTCCTTCGCCAAGTGGACAGCGCTGCTGTGTTCCACAACGCAAGCACAAGGTTTTCTGATGGTTTTCGATTTGGACTTGGTGCTGAG GTGGGGATAAGCACAGGCAGGATCCATGCCCGTGGTCCAGTGGGAGTGGAGGGACTACTTACAACCAGATG GATAATGAGAGGAAAAGGTCAAGTTGTGGATGGAGACAATGGGATTACTTACACCCATCAAGACATTCCCATCCAAGCTTAG
- the LOC106392587 gene encoding mannose-1-phosphate guanylyltransferase 1-like isoform X1 — protein sequence MKAFILVGGFGTRLRPLTLSLPKPLVDFANKPIIIHQIEALKAVGVDEVVLTVNYQAEVMLNFLKGVEANLKIKITCLRETESIGMAGPLALARDKLVDGSGEPFFVLSSDVISEYPFKEMIEFHKAHGGEASIMVTKVDEPSKYGVVVMEETTGKVEKFVEKPKLYVGNKINAGIYLLNPSVVDKIELRPTSIEKETFPKIAAAQGFYAMVLPGFWMDIGQPRDYITGLRLYLDSLRKKCPAKLTTGADIVGNVLVDETAKIGEGCLIGPDVAIGPGCIVESGVRLSRCTVMRGARIKKHACISSSIIGWHSTVGQWARIENMTILGEDVHVRDEIYSNGGVVLPHKEIKSNILMPGIVM from the exons ATGAAGGCATTCATTCTTGTTGGAGGGTTCGGGACTCGGTTAAGACCATTGACTCTCAGTTTACCAAAGCCGCTTGTTGATTTTGCTAATAAACCCATAATCATCCATCAG ATAGAGGCTCTTAAGGCTGTTGGAGTTGATGAAGTGGTTTTGACAGTCAATTACCAAGCAGAG GTGATGCTTAACTTCTTGAAGGGCGTTGAGGCAaatcttaaaatcaaaatcacttGCTTACGGGAGACTGAGTCTATAGGTATGGCTGGTCCTCTGGCACTAGCGAGAGACAAACTGGTTGACGGATCTGGAGAACCTTTCTTTGTCCTTAGCAGTGATGTGATTAGTGAGTATCCATTCAAAGAAATGATTGAGTTTCATAAAGCTCATGGTGGGGAAGCCTCCATAATGGTGACAAAG GTTGATGAACCGTCGAAATATGGAGTTGTGGTCATGGAAGAAACTACAGGAAAAGTGGAGAAGTTTGTCGAAAAGCCAAAACTCTATGTAGGCAACAAGATCAACGCTGGGATTTATCTTCTGAACCCGTCGGTTGTTGACAAGATTGAGCTAAGACCAACCTCAATCGAGAAAGAGACATTCCCCAAGATTGCAGCAGCTCAAGGGTTCTATGCAATGGTACTACCAGGTTTTTGGATGGACATTGGGCAACCACGTGACTACATAACGGGTCTGAGACTCTACTTAGACTCCCTAAGAAAGAAATGTCCTGCCAAGTTAACAACCGGTGCAGACATTGTTGGGAATGTTCTAGTGGATGAGACAGCTAAGATTGGAGAAGGATGTTTGATAGGACCAGATGTAGCCATTGGTCCAGGGTGTATTGTTGAGTCAGGGGTTAGGCTCTCACGTTGCACGGTAATGCGTGGGGCACGCATCAAGAAGCATGCATGTATCTCGAGCAGTATCATAGGGTGGCACTCAACGGTTGGACAGTGGGCTAGGATTGAGAACATGACGATCCTTGGGGAAGATGTTCATGTGAGAGATGAGATATATAGCAATGGAGGAGTTGTTTTGCCACACAAGGAGATTAAATCCAACATCTTGATGCCAGG GATAGTGATGTGA
- the LOC106395968 gene encoding uncharacterized protein At2g39795, mitochondrial-like has translation MAFTWCVRRSASRLASLCSTRMVRVRSISAVASRPSLAPTPSPSRPFALYSTAIDRMSSEQSLLRVIDSEINTALQIDDPDLDEETAPGSFPFKIEDNPGHQTVTLTREYKGEHIKVVVSMPSFDSDEKDDEDDEDGHSNGSSIPLVVTVTKKSGLSLEFSCMAFPDEIAIDALSVSNQGSTLEDKLANEGPDFECLDENLKKTFYKYLEIRGVKASTTNFLHQYMMRKVKREYLLWLKNVKKFMEES, from the exons ATGGCTTTCACTTGGTGCGTACGGAGGTCAGCATCTAGGTTAGCTTCCCTGTGTAGTACCCGGATGGTTCGAGTCCGATCCATCTCCGCCGTTGCTAGCCGTCCGTCTCTAGCTCCCACCCCATCTCCGTCTCGTCCTTTTGCCCTTTACTCGACGGCTATTGATCGCATGAGCTCCGAGCAATCGCTTCTCCGCGTGATTGACTCCGAGATCAACACCGCTCTCCAAATCGATGATCCCGATTTG GATGAAGAGACGGCTCCGGGAAGCTTCCCTTTCAAAATTGAAGACAATCCTGGGCATCAGACTGTAACATTGACTAGAGAGTACAAAGGGGAGCATATTAAAGTTGTAGTGAGCATGCCTAGTTTTGACAGTGATGAGAAGGATGACGAGGACGATGAGGATGGTCACAGCAACGGATCAAGTATTCCACTAGTTGTGACTGTTACCAAGAAGAGCGGGCTCAGCCTTGAGTTTAGCTGTATGGCTTTTCCGGATGAGATTGCCATTGATGCTTTATCTGTGAGCAATCAGGGGAGTACTTTGGAGGATAAATTGGCTAATGAAGGGCCTGATTTCGA ATGCTTGGACGAGAATCTGAAGAAGACATTCTACAAGTATCTGGAGATCAGAGGAGTGAAAGCAAGCACTACAAACTTCTTGCATCAGTACATGATGAGAAAAGTGAAGAGAGAGTACTTGCTGTGGTTGAAGAATGTTAAGAAGTTTATGGAAGAGTCATAA
- the LOC106395965 gene encoding delta-1-pyrroline-5-carboxylate synthase A isoform X2 — translation MAYYETMFDQLDVTAAQLLVNDSSFRDKEFRKQLNETVKSMLDLRVIPIFNENDAISTRRAPYQDSSGIFWDNDSLAALLALELKADLLILLSDVEGLYTGPPSDPNSKLIHTFIKEKHQDEITFGDKSRLGRGGMTAKVKAAVNAAYAGIPVIITSGYAAENIDKVLRGLRVGTLFHQDARLWAPITDSTARDMAVAARESSRKLQALSSEDRKQILYSIADALEANEKTIRAENELDVATAQEAGLEESLVARLVMTPAKISSLAASVRKLADMEDPIGRVLKKTEVADGLVLEKTSSPLGVLLIVFESRPDALVQIASLAIRSGNGLLLKGGKEARRSNAILHKVITDAIPETVGGKLIGLVTSREEIPDLLKLDDVIDLVIPRGSNKLVSQIKNTTKIPVLGHADGICHVYVDKACNVDMAKRIVSDAKLDYPAACNAMETLLVHKDLEQNAVLNELIFALQSNGVTLYGGPKASKILNLPEARSFNHEYCSKACTVEVVEDVYGAIDHIHQHGSAHTDCIVTEDPEVAELFLRQVDSAAVFHNASTRFSDGFRFGLGAEVGISTGRIHARGPVGVEGLLTTRWIMRGKGQVVDGDNGITYTHQDIPIQA, via the exons ATGGCTTATTATGAGACTATGTTTGACCAG CTGGATGTGACGGCGGCTCAGCTACTGGTGAATGACAGTAGTTTCAGAGACAAGGAGTTCAGGAAGCAACTTAATGAAACTGTGAAGTCTATGCTTGATTTGAGGGTtattccaattttcaatgagaATGATGCTATTAGCACCAGAAGAGCTCCTTACCAG GATTCGTCTGGCATCTTCTGGGATAACGACAGCTTAGCTGCTCTATTGGCGTTGGAACTGAAAGCTGATCTTCTTATTCTTCTGAGTGATGTTGAAGGTCTTTACACTGGCCCTCCTAGTGATCCAAACTCAAAGCTGATCCACACGTTCATCAAGGAGAAACATCAAGATGAGATTACATTTGGTGACAAGTCAAGACTAGGAAGAGGAGGCATGACTGCTAAAGTGAAGGCTGCAGTGAATGCTGCTTATGCTGGGATCCCTGTCATCATAACCAG TGGGTATGCAGCTGAGAACATAGATAAAGTTCTCAGAGGACTGCGTGTTGGAACCTTATTCCATCAAGATGCTCGTTTATGGGCTCCTATCACAGATTCTACTGCTCGTGACATGGCAGTAGCTGCAAGGGAAAGTTCCAGGAAGCTTCAG GCCTTATCTTCGGAGGATAGGAAACAAATACTGTATAGTATCGCCGATGCACTTGAAGCAAATGAGAAAACAATCAGAGCTGAGAATGAGTTAGATGTGGCTACAGCACAGGAAGCTGGACTTGAAGAGTCATTGGTGGCTCGTTTGGTTATGACACCTGCAAAG ATCTCGAGCCTTGCAGCTTCAGTTCGTAAGCTAGCTGATATGGAAGATCCAATTGGCCGTGTTCTAAAGAAAACTGAG GTGGCAGATGGTCTTGTTTTGGAGAAGACCTCATCCCCATTAGGAGTACTCCTGATTGTTTTTGAGTCTCGACCTGATGCACTTGTACAG ATTGCTTCACTTGCTATCCGGAGTGGAAATGGTCTTCTACTGAAGGGTGGAAAGGAGGCCAGGAGATCAAATGCTATCTTACACAAGGTGATCACTGATGCAATTCCAGAGACTGTGGGTGGTAAACTCATTGGACTTGTGACTTCAAGGGAAGAGATTCCTGACTTGCTCAAG CTTGATGACGTTATTGATCTTGTGATCCCAAGAGGCAGCAACAAGCTTGTTTCCCAGATAAAAAACACTACAAAAATCCCTGTTCTTGGTCATGCAG ATGGAATCTGTCATGTATATGTGGACAAGGCTTGTAATGTGGATATGGCTAAACGCATAGTTTCTGATGCAAAGTTGGATTATCCAGCAGCTTGTAATGCCATG GAAACTCTTCTTGTGCATAAGGATCTGGAGCAGAACGCTGTGCTCAATGAGCTTATATTTGCTCTGCAGAGCAATG GAGTCACTTTGTATGGTGGACCAAAGGCAAGCAAAATACTTAACCTACCAGAAGCACGGTCGTTCAATCACGAGTACTGTTCCAAGGCGTGCACCGTTGAAGTTGTGGAAGACGTTTATGGTGCTATAGATCATATTCACCAACATGGGAG TGCACACACCGACTGTATTGTGACAGAGGATCCCGAAGTTGCAGAGCTATTCCTTCGCCAAGTGGACAGCGCTGCTGTGTTCCACAACGCAAGCACAAGGTTTTCTGATGGTTTTCGATTTGGACTTGGTGCTGAG GTGGGGATAAGCACAGGCAGGATCCATGCCCGTGGTCCAGTGGGAGTGGAGGGACTACTTACAACCAGATG GATAATGAGAGGAAAAGGTCAAGTTGTGGATGGAGACAATGGGATTACTTACACCCATCAAGACATTCCCATCCAAGCTTAG